The genome window GGTCCAGGCCGAGGCCATCACCGCTGACCTGGCCACGCAGGGGGTGAAGGTGGCGTGGGACTCGGAGATGGTGGCCCTCATTGCCTACCTGCAGCGCCTGGGCCGTGGGCCGCAAGACGCCCCCGCCGAGCCGGGCGGGCCGCCCACCGCCGCCGTCAATGGCAGCCATGGAGGGAGCCGCTGATGTACAAGCAATTCTATTCGGGGATGGATTTGACCGAGCTGCCGCTCTTCGCGCTCGTCCTGTTCATCATGGTGTTCCTCGGCGTCTGCGCCTGGGTGTTCGGCGTGCGGCGCGGCAAGGACTTCGACGCGCTCGCGAACATGCCGCTGGCGGAGCGGGAGGGCGGCCATGAGTGACAAGGCGCCGCTGCACTACATCTATGACGGCATCGAGGAGCACGACAACAACCTGCCCAACTGGTGGTTGTTCCTCCTCTGGACGACGCTCATCTTCGCCGCGGGATATTGGTTCTGGTACCACGTGGCGGAGGTGTCCCCGGGGCAGCTCGGTGAGTACCGCGCCGAGGCCGCGGAGGTGGCGAAGCGCGCCGGGAGCAACAAGCCCGC of Pyxidicoccus trucidator contains these proteins:
- a CDS encoding cbb3-type cytochrome oxidase subunit 3 translates to MYKQFYSGMDLTELPLFALVLFIMVFLGVCAWVFGVRRGKDFDALANMPLAEREGGHE